The DNA sequence GCTGCCGGTGAACCCGGTCAGCCAGGCCAGTCGGGCGTCGGCATCGGCCACGTATTCGCCCTGATGCACATCGGCCCGCGGCACGATGACCGCGTCCAGCTGTTCGCGGGCCATCAACTGGCGGAGGGCGGTCAGGCGGGCGGCATGATCGCCACCGCCCGCCGGGTCGTCGAAGGTCTGAAAGCTCACAGCGCGATGGCCTCCATCACCTTGGGTTCGATCACGACGACGTCGGGCAGGGCGTCAATCAGCACCTGCGCCGACTGTTCCAGCAGGGGGAAGGTCTTGTAATGGCAGGGGATCACGGTCTTGAAGTCGAAATAGCGCTTGGCCGCATAGGCCGCGCGCGACATGTCCATGGTGAAATGCCCGCCCGCGCACAGGATGCCGATGTCTGGCTTGTGCAGGTCGCCCATCCATTCCATGTCGGCCATGATGTCGGTGTCGCCCGAGACATAGATCACATGCCCGTCGCCCGCGATCATGTAGCCCGATTCGTGGCCCGCATAGACCGGTCCGTCCGGCCCGCTGATCGAGCTGGAATGCGTCGCGTTGACCATCGTCACCTGCGCGCCGCCCAGATCGACCGTGCCGCCCTTGTTGAAGCCGATGCCCTCGATCTTGTCGGTCTTTTCCCAATGGCCGATCAGGTCGAAGATGCCCACGACGGGGATCTTCAGCTCCTTGGCCAGGGCCAGCGTGTCGCCGGTATGATCGCCATGGCCGTGGGTGATCAGGATATGCGTGGCGCCGTCGATGGCCTCGGCGCGCCGGTCGTCGGGAAAGACGGGGTTTCCGCTGAACCAGGGGTCGATCAGGATCACGGCCTGTTCGATCTGCAGACGAAAGCCGGAATGGCCAAGCCAGGTCAGTTTCATGGGGTCTCCTTCGCGCTGTCGCGGCAGGTTAGCGGCCGCGTCCGGTCGTGACCAGAACCCCCGGCGGGGTCAAAGGTTGCCGGTCGCGGGTGCCGCATCGTCCAGGCGCAGGCGCAGGCGTTCCCGCCCGCCCCAGGTCGACAGCTCCAGCTTGCCGGCCAGGTGGAACCGCCGCCCCTTGGCGCCGATCAGGCCGGGACCAAGCGGGCCGTCCATCGCGCCCCAGGC is a window from the Paracoccus marcusii genome containing:
- a CDS encoding metal-dependent hydrolase, with protein sequence MKLTWLGHSGFRLQIEQAVILIDPWFSGNPVFPDDRRAEAIDGATHILITHGHGDHTGDTLALAKELKIPVVGIFDLIGHWEKTDKIEGIGFNKGGTVDLGGAQVTMVNATHSSSISGPDGPVYAGHESGYMIAGDGHVIYVSGDTDIMADMEWMGDLHKPDIGILCAGGHFTMDMSRAAYAAKRYFDFKTVIPCHYKTFPLLEQSAQVLIDALPDVVVIEPKVMEAIAL